GAGTGAGTTCGTCTCCCAGCGACAGTACGGACACTTCCGCTGGGTTTCAGTTCTCGTATCGATAATCGAGAGAGGAGCCGCGTAGCGTCTAGGAGCCATCGATCGAGTAACTACCCAAGAGCCAAATCGCTGCTCGTGATCGGGTCAGTCCCGGTATGTGCCCCAACGGTGGTCTCGTCGTTTGCTCCGTCAGGACTGAGATCGAGGCAGTGTTCGCCGATGGCGGTCTCCGGTTCGTCCGGGTGGAATACCCGGATAGTGAGTGCATCCTCGGAACGATCGACAGAAACGATGAACGTCTCGCCAAGCCGTATATCTGCATAGGTATCGCCGTCGCTGAGGGAGGTTAGCGAAGTCATTAGTTGGACCGGATTCGGGGGGCAATCATCGAGAGAATCTCGCACTCGCCGTCTGCAAACTCGTATTCGATCATCATTGGAAAGTCCGTCCCGAAGGTGATGCTGATTGCAGCGTTCTTCGGGAATTTCCGGGAGATGTCCTTAACGTAGTCAAGCGAAAACAGCGCCTCCGCGTCGACGGCGGTCAGCTCGGTATACTCCTCCTCCGTAAGTTCCAGGGACACGTCGTCGGTGTCGCCTTGGGCTTCGATGAAGACGGCCTGCTCGGTCTCGTCACAACGGATTTGGATGTGGTCGGAGACCATATCAGCTGCTTTCACCCCCCGCCTGATCTGCGATTCATCGACAGTGAAGGACGCGGGGAGATCCATGTCCGGAATTTCGGGTTCCGACCTGATGCTGTCGGGGTCGATACACGCCATCGATGTAGATGACGAGTTTGAACGTATTCGTGTCGAATAAGAATTCGACGAGATCATCCTTCTTCGCGAGTTTTAGGACTCCCTCGAGACGTTCGAGATTGAGGCCCAGGACACCCTCGGAGGCGTCGTAGGACTCGAACGCCCCTGCGGACAGCACACCGTCGTCCATCGCGACGTTTGCGGGATCGACCGCACGGACCTGAATGCCATCAGGCTCAACATTGAACTTCGCCTCGTCGACGATGGCGCGAAGCGTACCGACGAACTCCTTGATGTCACCGCCCATAATGGCGGCCTGGAACTGGCTCGGCGGTCCGGTGCCGGCATCGGCCTCTTCTTCTGCGTCTTCCTCGACGTCCTCGTCGGCTTCACCGTTGGTGTTGGATTCTTGCTCCGGTTCAGAATCTGGTTCCGATTCCAGATCTGGTTCGGGCTCGCCTTTGGGTTGGGTATTTTCAGCGGTTTCTGCGGTGGTCGCGTCGTCGACGTCCATCTCAGATTCTACGTCTGAGGATCCGTCGTCGGGTGTGGTCGTTGGCTGTGCGTCCGCACTTTCGGATTCGGTGTTAGTACTCATGTTTGAGTGGAGTCGTGGTCGCGATACTGTCGGTGATCGAGCTGCTCACGAAGGGAGAAAATCGAACCAATAATAGTAATAATAACGGTAATACCGTTATGAACGGTAACCGTCATGAACTCTTCTACCTCCCCCCATCCCCGTGGGGAGGGCAAAACCAAGCATGATGGTCGCTCGGTCACTCGGGGAAGTCGATAACGTCGGGGTTGATCGAAAGCTCCCTGGCGACGCGGTCGAGTTCGACACCGTCGAGAGTGATTTTGATGAGCGCCTCGAGTGCATCGTCGTAGGCTTGCTGTACTTCACTCTGATTCGAGGCAGCGTCGAGGCGCTGCTGGAGTGCGGTCTGGAAGCGATTCGCTGCACGGTGGCGTGCGAGTGAGCCCATTTCGAGTTCCCCCACCGTCTCGGGGTGCGACAAACGAGCGGGGGTCGCAGGTTCCGCGTCCCGAGTGTTGGTCCTACGTAACGATTCGGATGGTTCGATTAGGACTGTTGCGTAGGATATGGGGGTGTCATCCGATCCGTCTCGTCGCCTACCACCGTTCCACAGGCTAACGAGAAATGGTCGAGGTTGCCGTCCGGATCGGGAAGTTCTCCGTCATCGGCAAGGCCTTGGAGCTCCCTCCAGAGCTTGCGAATCGTTGTCGGAGTCGTGTAGCCTTCCTCGGCAAGAGTTTGTTGGGTAAGTCGGAGGTTGCTTTGCCCACTCTCTTTGAAGGCGTGATAGAGGCAGGCAACGGCGACGCCGTTCGGTTGCCGGCCGTTCGCGAGGACACCCACAGCGTTCGATCTGGAGAGCTGGTAGGCACGGCGTTCGAGACGAGGGGAGGCATCAACGGCACTCGCGAGTCGTGGGATGTAGTCCTGCGGGAGTGGTGGAGGCGTTGCGAGCTCAAGATCTTGATTTAGGCACTTGTAGTCCTGATTGATTTCTTTAATATCGACACGAGCGACTTCACCAATCTCTTTGAGCGTGCGTGGCAGGCGTTCGAGACGGCAAGCAGCGTACACACAGGCACTCGCCATACCTTCGACGGAGTTGCCGGCGAGCATCCCTTCTGCGCTAACCTCGCGGTAGAGGTCAGCGGCGCGGTCGTGGATAGAGCCGGAGAGTTCGAGCGCACTGACGAGGCGAGCGATTTCGCCGAGGCCGAGGCGGAGCGAGCGGTCGCGACTCGAGCCGGTTTTCGATCGACTATCCCACTTACGGAGTCGACGGAAACGCCGTTTGGTCTGACGCGACAGCGGGCGGTCGTACCCGTCACTGTTATATCCGATCTCCGTCGGGAGCCCCTTATGATGGAGGCGATGTGTGGTGGGAGCGCCGCCACGTTCGGGTTCACGGCCGTCCCCAGTATCGACCCAGCGAAGGCGCCGATCGAGGATGTCACGGAAGAGTACGAGGCCACATTCCCCACAGTAGGTTTCCTCCTCGTCAATGACGAGGTACTCGTCGGTTGCGCACTCAGGACACTGTATTTCATCGGTCGATTCCGAGTCCGTGGCTTTCGACTGCTCGTCTTCGGAGGCAGTCTCGCTGGAAAATGACTGAGTCTGCTGCTGGTTCTGCCTGAGGCGCGTCGAGACGGGAGTGGGAGACCCCGACCCGGCGGAAGACGAGCCGGTACTATGGGTCGTAGTGTCAGTGTTCTCGAGGGCATCTTGAGACATATGGAACGGGGGCGTAGACCCCCCAGTTCCTCCGGGGGAAGACAAACTGAATGCGAGGAATCTGGTCGTAAGCAACCGAAGAGCACGATTCACGGTCCTTCGAGTTCGCTGTGTTCGTGTTCACTCATCGACGTCATCCCCGGAGGAGCGTGTCTGGCGGTGCTCACCGATCGGGATTAGTGGCTCGTCCATCCGAAGGATGAACATCCCCTCACTAGTAGTGATGACGTCGTCGGCGGGGGTCGGCTCATGGTGAGCATAGTGCTCGATATCGTTGCCGAGCAGGACACGGTGGGTGTCCGAGTCGTGGACGCGCAACTGGCGTTCGTAGCCATCGTCAACGTGGGTGCCGGCGAGGGCGAGGGCGAGGACGAACCACCCCGAGTCGGGTGAGCCTCGTGTGGCTTCGAGAACACGATAGACACGGCCGGTGTCCTCGTCAAGGAAGTACACAGTCGGCGGGTTCTCGCGATCGATATCGTGGGCTTTCGAGAGCGTCTGGAGAACGCACTCGTCGTCGAATTGATCGCGAAAATCAGCGAACGTATCGGGAGCAGTGCCTATGTCAGTATTCGTTTTGTTCGCACTTGAGTCTGTATTTGCGTCTGGGTCAGTGTTCTGGGTCATGGGTTCGGGAGATTGCATAGTTTCGGCTCTTGGTCATCCGGGTGGCCCGTTCGCGGATTCGAGAATCCCGAGGATGTCTGGGTCGTGCTTGTCGTGGAAGGCATCGAGGACATCCCACTGCCACTGGAAGTGACCAGGATCGCCGAATTGGTTGACGCCGAGGCCCTGCGTACGGGCGAAGTGTTCGAGGTCGATACAACGGATAGAAGAGACATCACCACCCTCACCAGGCGGAACGTTGGCGGCTTCGGGAAGCGGGGTCTCGATCCAAGCGTCGAAACACGCGTCGTTCGAGGACGTGACTACGACACCGTCGGTCGCCCCAGCGAAGAGTTCGGTGGTGATTCGACCGAGATTCTGGTACACACCAGCGGGAATTGCGAGGAGGTTGCGATCGTGGTCGATGGTAGCGTCAGTGCGGATCTCTCGGGGGTGACCTCGGACGAGCCACTGCTCGTCGTCGTTGAGCCAAGCGCCTCGCCTGAGGCGTTCGATGGCGGCGTCGAGGTGGTCGTGCGTGCGGTACTGGAGGTAGCCGGAGATTCGCGCGTAGAAGCTCATGCTGGATGGGGGATAGGAGATGGAGGCGAGTTGCGGCGAGCGTCGTGGCGAAAGATTCGAGCCGACTGCTCATCCCAACTGGATATGGTCAATTTCTCCATCGGGATCGACGCGGTACTGGTAGCCGACGTGGGGGAATCGACATTTCTCGTAGCCGACGGTCTGGATGACAAAGGGCTCGGTGAGGAACGGCGAGAGTTCGCGAAGGAAGTCCTCGGTGTGCTCACCGGCGTAGTCCCAGAGGAGTTCCTCGGTTTCGTCGTTGATGACGACCTCGCGTTCGTCTTCATCGAGATTGTCGTCGAGGCCCTCGAGGACGGCCTCGCGAACGGTCGGCCGATGCGTCGGGGAGAACGAGGCATATCCGTAGAGCGTGAGGTGCGGCGGGTCTGCCTCGCCGGTATCGGGATCGCGTTCGGGAACCGCAATCTTCAGCGTGATATCGTCGAATGAGCCCGTGCCGATGAGCCATTCGTCGAGAAACTCGCGGAGTTCATCGACCTGAGTGGGGTCGATAGTCGGTGCGTTCGAGGCGGTGCTGAGCTGGAGTGTAGCCATTTCGTGTTGAACCCTCCACCATTTCAGGGGAGCACAAACGGGGGGGTCAATAGTTCTGTCACAGTACCCTTAGCCGTCACTAATTTTTTGACTATCGGCTTGCCTCGCGTCGATATCGAACCGATCTATCCACCGCGCGACGATGGTCGCACCGCAGCCGCGGTGTTCACCGATTGCCTCTCCGGAGAGAGATTTCTCCCAGTGTAGTTCGTACAGGAGATTCGGATTGCGTCACGGGGCCTCAGAGTAGTCGTGAGACCGGGGTTCGATTCTATGCCGTCTCAACCAGGAGAGTGCCGTGTTCTGCGCACAGCCCATCCGCTTTCGGCGACTTGTTCGACAGAGAGGGAGTTCTCGGCGCAGAGTTCGCATAAATACTGCTCATCACCGGAGATCGGGTTGCGAGTGATTTTTTGCGACTACGCTCGTCTCAGGTACGATTCCACACAAAGCTTACACCGAAACATAACTCTACAGCCAGTTGGAGGGGAATTGTCACACGCTCCCTTCCTTCTCCTGATAACCTACGATACTCCGAAACACGGGCAATGTCCGGAGTGTGATGAGAACATTTCTGCTGCACACGTCTTGGTTGAATATGAGTAAAACAACGGAACGACTGGTATCTGGGCAGAGTGTCCCATCTGCGACGATGTCGTGAGTCCCGAGTGAATTCTGAGCAACGACACGACAGCAGAGTCAAGTGTTCTGCACTATTACGCTGCCAGGAGGCCGACTAATGAAGATTTCTGAAGAACTCCAATGTCTGTTTTCAGCTTCGATTGAGGAACAGGACGGGTCGTACGTGATCGACGTTCCAGAGCGCGAGCTACAACTGGGTGATCTACAGCAAGGAGAAACATATCGCGTCGCACTCGTGTCTTCCCCGACACAGAGCGAGCCAGAACAGAGCGAACAGGCTGAAACGGGATCACAGTCCCAGCGTGAGCCACAGGAACCACCAGTTGAGGAAAGTGAGACTCGAGAAGTCGAGATTGAGGACATCGGCGAACAGGGTGATGGCATCACTCGGGTCGAACGTGGTTTCGTCGTGATCGTCCCGGATACGAAAGAGAGTGAGCGAGTCAAAATTGAGATTACCGATGTACGGCAAAACGTCGCTTTCGCCGAGGTCGTCGAACGGTTGAGTTACTACGAGTAATTCCTCGATTTTCGGTGCGAGAAGAGGACGAACATACACTCGCAGTTATTGTAAGAATAGGTTTTCCGTAGAGTCAAACTGCACTTACAGCTCAGGGAAGGTGGATTTCGACGGGGAGGAACGAACGACGGGGTGGGGAGGGGTGAAAGCCCTCCCGAGAGAGTTGTGCGACAACGTTAGAAAGTGTGGCCGGGAGTGAACGGAGGTGTTCCTACTTGGGCTTACTCCTCGAACCTGGCGTTTGCGACGGCAGCGGCGATTTCTGCCTCCTCAACCGTCGCTTCCTTGGTGACGCCGTCTTCATCTACGCTGACGTCGTCGTTCTGGTTCTCGGTCGTGGTCTCACTATTGGATCTGTCCGACCGGTGGTCCATGTCCATTCCGAGGTCCTCGCGAGCGTCGTTGACGGCCTCCCGATAGTTATCGAGGTCGAGACTGTCGCCGTACTGCTCGCGGCTCATCGCGGCGAACTCGCTGTCACTATCGGGGAAGGCGTCGAGTCGGGCTTCGGTACATTCGATGGTCTCGGAAACCCACTGATCACGGGTTTCATTATCGACGCGGGTGGTGGTCTCGGGCCGGAGCGAGACGTACGTCTCGCCATCGCTCTCGAACGCGGATGGCTTCGCGGTCACAGCGACGTACGCCGGGGGTTCGAGGCTGGAGAGGAACGCAGCGGCCTGGGGCTGGTACTGCCCGGCGTAGACAAACATAGTGCCCGTAGGGTCGACCACGCGAGCCTGCAAGTAGTCGTCCTCGTTCCCGACGTCGTTGACTTCGGTTATCGTGCCGACGAGGAAGTATCGGTTGGCGACCTCGCCCGACGGAAGCAGCGCGAAGTTCGGGGCTCGTTCCTCATCAGACTGTTTGAAGACGTGGGTAGCGTCGTTGATTTCGGCGGCGAAGGCACGCTTCGCTACCTGGCGACCTTGCCGGCCGGCATTGCTGTTCTCGGTGTCGGTGCTGTTGGATGTCGCTTCTGGGTTGGATTTGCTCATAAAGTGTTTAGTGACGGTTGTGGAGTCGAAAGTCAGGCTACTCGGGTCGCGTTCTGGTTCGGATTCGAGGTTACCCGTGCTGTTCAGCCTCGTTCACGAGCAGATATCGACCGACAATAGAGCCTTCTACACGGTAGTACCGGCCCACGAGCGCGTCGATGAGGGCGTCCTCGACAACGCTGGTATCGAGAGCGTCCATCGCCTGCTCGATGGCCTCATTGAGCGTGATACCCGCGATGGCCTCAGTCGCTTCGCGGTCGAAGATTGCGTACTGGACGGTCTCACCGTCGTCGAAGACCGCTTTGATGCGAAGGTCGAATTCCCCTTCGACGTCGCCGTGTTCTGCACACCGACCATTCTGGAGGACGCGCGTGCAGTCCCCGTCGGGACACCGCTTGATGAGTCCCGACCCGGACTGGATTGCAACCATCGGGACAGAGAGTTGAACATCTTCGATATCGGCTCTAACGTCGATGTCGCCGTCGACAGGTTCGATGTTCGAGCGCGAATTGAGGTTGATGCTGTATCGCCCCTGGTACTCGCTGGTGATGACGTTCGAAAGCTTGTAGACGCTACCCTCCTCAAGGGTTGGGAGTTCGGCCTTCGTCCACTTGGTGAACTTGAGGCGACCGCTCTCGTCGCCGATGAGCCCGACCTGGTCGATGCTGTCGTGGGTGGGGTCCCAGAGTTCGACGATTTTTACGGTCACGTCCACCCACTGCTCGTGCTGGTTGATTGAGGCGAGGGTGACGTCGCCGGCGCTCTGGCCAGGGAACTCGAGGTCATCGTATTCGAGGCCGAACACGTCGCGATAGTGGCTGACCGCGGCGCGGCGGGCCTCGTCAAGAGGAACCTTGTACTGGTTGGTCATCTTCTCGAGACGGCTCGCGACTTCCTCTACGCTGGGGAGGTCGCCATCAAGGTCGTCTGGGAACTGTTCGAGGATGCCGGTTGTAGCCTCCGAGAGGTCTGTGTCGGAGACAGTTACGGCTAGTTCTGCGGATTTTGTGTTGCTTGACATTTTCTGGAAGTGGCGCGATTGCTGTCGCTGGCTGGAATGGTTCGACTGGGTGAACGAGACTAGATAGAAGATGAGATTCGAGTGGGAGTGCCCAGAGGACGGCTGCTGGAGCAGCACCCAGGATGTTTGCTCCTCCTCCGATTCCCCTCACCCCCTTGGGGGAGCCAAAACACAGGTATTGGTGGCCGATCGCGACTCACCGGACTTCATCGAGGTTGATGGTTTCCTCGGCACTGATCCAGCCGCCGACGTTCCCGCGCTCGATGAACGCCCAGGTGCCGTCGATGAGCCTGACGAACCGCATCGTTCTTGGAAGGGGACCGGGTCCCGACGGGTACGGGTTGAACTCGTTCTTGTCGTCGGTGACGGGCCGGCTGGGATCTTCGCCGTCGACGATGTCAAGATGGAAGTCGACATCGTCGTCGCCGGTGAGTTCCTCGTTCGTGAGTGGTTGACTGTGACTGTTCGTCGGACCGTGGTCGGAGTTGTTGGTTGACATCGTTCTATTGGAATAGTGAGACTGGATACACGGAGTGAAGTGCTGCTTCTGTCGACTAGCTGTCTTCGCGCCATCTCTGGCCGCAATTCACACAGGAGAGGAGTCTCGTCGGTGGTTCGTCGATGGACCGGAGTTGAACGAGGCGATATTGCGCTCGATCGTGATCACACTCTGGACACCGGCACGTGGTCGTTGGAAGTCCAAGACCCGGCTTGTCGTCGCTCGCCACGGTAGTCTCCGAGGTGTCGGGGGTTGCAACGCCAGTGAGTACGCTCTCGTTCGTGTCGTCCGCTGTCTCCGTCTCTACCTCTCCCTCCTTGTCGTCATCAAGGGCGGTTCCGAAAAGGTCGAGGTCACGGATAAGCGCCCAGAGACGACGCTTACCCTGGGGAACGGGAGTAACGGGAACAGGCGTGGATTCGGGACGGCCCGTCGAGACGACCTCCCGGATGGCCGCGCCGATCTCGTCCCCTTCGGCGTCGACGTCGACGTCGACGATTAGGGCGACCACGTTCGCTTGTTCGCGCCACCAAGTTGGGAGTGGTATCTTGCTATCGTCCTCGTCGAATATCTCGGTGGCTTTGAGCCATTCGAGGGCGTCCAGCTTCTCGCCCTTCTCTTGGTCGAGTCTGTCGACGGGAGCATGCACGGGACGAGAGACTTCTTCGACGCCGGGAGCGCCCAAGGGGGGAATCGTACACGCGCTGTGCACTTGGAAGGGCTGTTCGATGCCCTGTTCGCGGTGACGCTTGGCGTATTTCTCCCAGTCTACGTTCGGGATGTCGCCTCTGGGAGCGGGCCCGTCGCCACGCTCGAGAACTTCGATATGCGTCTCGGAGTCAGCGGCGAGAGTGGCCTGTCCCTGGTACTTCCCGACTTTCCCGGCACGAATCCGAACGAGATCGCCTTCGTGGAGGATGACACCCTGTTGAGAGCGTGTCCACACGGTGAATTTGATGGTATCGCCGGCGTCGTCTTTGATGAGGCCGACCTGCTGTTGGCTCCCTGATTTGGGTTGCCAGAGGGTCGTGACTTCGCCCTGGATGTCAGCCTCGACGTTGTACTTCGAGGGGATAATCGGCACGGACGAGATAGGTTGGATGACGCTCGCCTCCTGATAGAGCTGGTCCAACGTGTTGGACTGAGCGGTGAAGACGTCCTGACCGCTCCGGACTTTGCGTGCGAGCAGGTGTCGGAGTACTTCGTCACCGGGGCCGGTGATAAGGTGGTCTTCGATTCGAGCAGCGGCCTCGTGGACAGCCTCAGCCTCGTTGTCGTCGATATCTTCGAATGCGTTGTTGCGGATGATTCCCTCCCCGAGGACGCGCTCGTTGCGCTTGGACTGGCGTTCCTCGCGCTCTTCGACGAGCTCCTTACGGCATCGTGTCTCGCGGTCGATGCCGACCACGTGGGCGGCCAAGGCCTTCTCGCGCTGGCGTTTGCGTTCCTCACGGAGTCCGTGTAGGCGTTCCTGGGCTTCGAGTGGGAGTCCAGTGAGGTCCTCGTCGGCGAGGTCGATAGGATCGACGTCGCGACCTTCGGTAGTGCGAAGGCTCGCACCGATCCAGTATGCGTCGAGTTCGTAGTTTCCATTTCTTTCGATTTCGAGGCCGAACTCGTCGTATTCGGGCTCACGACGGGCAGCCATCATGAGCTCGCCAGCGTTCTCGAGGCGGATGCCGAGGCAGTCGCTTTCGAGGTGCGGTGACTCGTAGAGGCCGCGCATGGTGAGTTCGTCGAACCGGTCGTCCTGTTCGACGTCGCCGTTCGTGAGCTGGTCGTCTCCGTTGTGGTAGTACGTCATCTGGTAGTCACTCCATCTGGGTGAGGTCTGAGGCGATCTGAACCGACAGCGGCGCTGCTGTCGACCCTCTCTCACTCCCTCAGCCCCATTTGGGGTCCAAAACTGAGCGCAAGCTAGCCAATCGCGTCTTTAGGAACGTGTCACGTCTTCAGGTGTCCCCCGGTCAGTTCCCGCCCGCATTCGCTGGGGGTAGTCGATGAGCGTGTTCGGGCGGGATTATGAGGGGTAACGTCCGGGGACAGGCTACTGTGCTATGGACTGGGTGGTCGGTAGCCGATACGATTATATCAACATCCTGAGTAGCTAATAGTGAGCCTTGAACGGCTCATCATAACAATGTGGGAAAGGCGACTCTCGTCTTTCCACTTCCACACTTCTTGAGCGATTGCGACGTTCTATAACGGTCTGTGAGGACGAATTGAGAGGCTATGGGCGACGATGAGTGTTGCTGGCGCGAGCGATCTAGTCGGAGGCTCTGTTAGAAGGGAGCGGTATTTCGGGGGTTTTCATCAGAAAACCGCATTACTGCGCGGTGATAGGCGCGATACAGTTATAGACGGTTCGAGCGTCTATGCGAATGGAAAGCACGGTCGCTTTCCCACATTGTTATGAGTGGAAACACCGACAGTGTCCACCTCTCTGAGGCTGGTCACGAGAAGAACGGTAGAACCGAAATCGAATATGAGAATCCGACCCACATTGCCCGTCGCTACGATGGGTGGTTCTACGATCTCCGCTCCCTCGATCGCGAGGAACGCCGTCGCTTGGACGGTAACGTGGAGTCGCCGACTATCCGCTGGCACGCTGGCCTCGATGAGTCCGAGCGTCGCCTCGATGCGGACGACGTGGAGTCGCAAGGCGCAATCTCTGAATTCACGTCTGGCTCCGAACATGAGTTCGAGAGCGAGAGTTCCGATGATTACTACGGCTGGTACAACGACCAACCGATGGTCCCATCCCGTAGTGACGAGCGGAGGGCTGAGATGAACGCGAGAGGCCGTCCGGCTGACGCGATCTCTGAACCCGACGCTCTCTCGACTGGCGAGTACATCTACATGGGCCACGACCGCCTGACCGACCCAACTGGCGATCAGTTGACGGGCACAGCGTCTGGTCTTGAAGAGTACATCCCCACGAGTTCGTCTACTGCCCCCGTACAGTTGGGACAGAAGCTCGAACCTGTCGAGACCCTCGACCCGGACACTCAACGGCTTCGTGAGCTGAAGATCATCCCCAACGATGAACAGACGCCTCGCGAATCAGAAGGTGTCACGACGTCCGAATTAGAAGTGCTGCTTCCCTATGGCGAAGTTGCCTCCCTTCGGAGCGTCGTGCCGAACCCCGAGGACTACTCTCGGTCGTCGATAGCCGGAATCGAATTCCGCCTAGCGTTGGATGAAGAGCTCAAGCGGAGCTCTCATAGTATCGACGAAAACGGTCACATGACAGGTGTGGCTGCTCTCTTGAATCAACACACAGACCTCCTTGCTCGTTTCCGCACGGAACACGATCGCACGCTTCCTGAGCGACGGGATCGGAACCGGCGGAGCTTCGAACAACGGTTCAAACAGCAGATCTACGACCGAGCTGCTCCGTTGCGCGAGCTGGGTAAGGAAGATCCCGATCTTCGTGAAGAAATTCTTGCCGAGACACGCAGACTGCTTGACGGGAATGCACTGCACGAAATTCGGAAACCACCGGTCACTGTCGCTTCCCAACTTGCACGCCGTGTGCAGGCTGGGACGGACATCACGACCGCGTTCCTTTCGCTTGTCGAAGAGGAGCAGACCGACCCGAGAAACGTCATCAGGATCAACGCGATTTTGAAGGCGAATCTCGCGTCCTCGAAAGGCTATGTCACGACACAGGGCGTCGTGAAGAAAATCTACTATCCACCAGTTCCTAGCCTGAAGTTTGCTATGATCCTAAAGGATGGTAACCGCCGCGAGGATGAGGTCCGCGTTTCCGTCTGGGAGTCCAGCGAATACGAAGAGACTGCGTCAACGGCTGACCCCGGTGATGTCGATGGCGAAGTCCTAATCTCGAAGAAAACCTTCATTGAACCGAACGAGGGCGACACTGTGCGTCTGGTGGATTTCAAGCTTCCACGCGAGAGATCCAAGCAGACGTATCAAGGTCAACCGAAGCTCGATTCACGATGGGCATCTGAAATCGAGATTGTCGAACGCGCTCCTGTCAAGTTATCCGATCAGACGTCGACGACTGCCAGA
This region of Haloplanus salinus genomic DNA includes:
- a CDS encoding transcription initiation factor IIB — its product is MSQDALENTDTTTHSTGSSSAGSGSPTPVSTRLRQNQQQTQSFSSETASEDEQSKATDSESTDEIQCPECATDEYLVIDEEETYCGECGLVLFRDILDRRLRWVDTGDGREPERGGAPTTHRLHHKGLPTEIGYNSDGYDRPLSRQTKRRFRRLRKWDSRSKTGSSRDRSLRLGLGEIARLVSALELSGSIHDRAADLYREVSAEGMLAGNSVEGMASACVYAACRLERLPRTLKEIGEVARVDIKEINQDYKCLNQDLELATPPPLPQDYIPRLASAVDASPRLERRAYQLSRSNAVGVLANGRQPNGVAVACLYHAFKESGQSNLRLTQQTLAEEGYTTPTTIRKLWRELQGLADDGELPDPDGNLDHFSLACGTVVGDETDRMTPPYPTQQS
- a CDS encoding TRAM domain-containing protein, which gives rise to MKISEELQCLFSASIEEQDGSYVIDVPERELQLGDLQQGETYRVALVSSPTQSEPEQSEQAETGSQSQREPQEPPVEESETREVEIEDIGEQGDGITRVERGFVVIVPDTKESERVKIEITDVRQNVAFAEVVERLSYYE
- a CDS encoding DNA-binding protein, which produces MSKSNPEATSNSTDTENSNAGRQGRQVAKRAFAAEINDATHVFKQSDEERAPNFALLPSGEVANRYFLVGTITEVNDVGNEDDYLQARVVDPTGTMFVYAGQYQPQAAAFLSSLEPPAYVAVTAKPSAFESDGETYVSLRPETTTRVDNETRDQWVSETIECTEARLDAFPDSDSEFAAMSREQYGDSLDLDNYREAVNDAREDLGMDMDHRSDRSNSETTTENQNDDVSVDEDGVTKEATVEEAEIAAAVANARFEE
- a CDS encoding replication factor A (Replication protein A protects and stabilize the intermediate ssDNA that is generated by the unwinding action of a DNA helicase at the replication fork. In addition, SSBs prevent the formation of secondary structures by single-stranded template DNA.), whose amino-acid sequence is MSSNTKSAELAVTVSDTDLSEATTGILEQFPDDLDGDLPSVEEVASRLEKMTNQYKVPLDEARRAAVSHYRDVFGLEYDDLEFPGQSAGDVTLASINQHEQWVDVTVKIVELWDPTHDSIDQVGLIGDESGRLKFTKWTKAELPTLEEGSVYKLSNVITSEYQGRYSINLNSRSNIEPVDGDIDVRADIEDVQLSVPMVAIQSGSGLIKRCPDGDCTRVLQNGRCAEHGDVEGEFDLRIKAVFDDGETVQYAIFDREATEAIAGITLNEAIEQAMDALDTSVVEDALIDALVGRYYRVEGSIVGRYLLVNEAEQHG